From the Methanobacterium spitsbergense genome, one window contains:
- the psmB gene encoding archaeal proteasome endopeptidase complex subunit beta, whose amino-acid sequence MNDKDRLKGTTTVGVTCKDGIVFATERRASMGNLIAHKVADKIFKIDDHIGATIAGSVSDAQKLMGYISAEVALYRLRNGAPMSVEAAANMTSNILHASRFYPYYVQTLLGGVDEKGPALFSLDPSGGVIKDLMISTGSGSPIAYGVLEDRYNKDMDIEDGIEVVIRAIKAAMERDTYSGNGIKIATVTKEEGFKILPDEEVEKKIKELS is encoded by the coding sequence ATGAACGATAAAGATCGATTAAAAGGCACTACAACTGTTGGTGTAACATGCAAAGACGGAATTGTGTTTGCTACCGAAAGAAGAGCTTCAATGGGTAATTTAATTGCTCATAAAGTTGCAGACAAGATATTTAAAATTGATGATCATATTGGAGCTACTATAGCAGGATCAGTATCAGATGCTCAAAAACTTATGGGTTATATTAGTGCAGAAGTGGCCCTTTACAGGCTAAGAAATGGTGCCCCCATGAGTGTAGAGGCAGCTGCAAACATGACCTCGAACATATTGCATGCCTCAAGATTTTATCCTTACTATGTCCAAACCCTTCTAGGAGGAGTGGATGAAAAAGGACCGGCACTGTTCTCCCTAGATCCTAGTGGTGGAGTTATTAAAGATCTGATGATTTCAACTGGATCTGGTTCACCAATTGCCTATGGTGTGCTTGAAGACCGTTACAACAAAGATATGGATATTGAAGATGGAATAGAAGTTGTAATAAGAGCAATTAAAGCAGCCATGGAAAGAGATACTTATTCAGGTAATGGTATAAAAATAGCAACCGTTACTAAAGAAGAAGGATTTAAAATACTGCCTGATGAAGAGGTAGAAAAGAAGATCAAAGAATTGAGCTAG
- a CDS encoding formate--phosphoribosylaminoimidazolecarboxamide ligase: MGKVNRQEILDILKGYDKENITIATLGSHTSLHILKGAKEEGFKTAVVCEKGREVPYKRFKVADEYIIVDKFSDIVNDDVQEKLRAMNSIVVPHGSFVAYAGLDRIENDFKVPMFGNRDILRWESERDLERKLMLESDIRIPMKYDDPSQIDRTVMVKFPGARGGRGYFVASSTEEYNQKIDSMLKRNWIEEEDIKNAHIEEYVSGCNYCIHYFYSALNDEVEVMGMDSRYESNIDGLCRIPAKDQLDVSMDPSYVITGNHPVVMRESLLPQVFDIGDNLVEGAKKLVAPGMSGPFCLQTLCTDDLEIIVFEMSARIDGGTNTFMDSSPYSYLLFGEFMSMGRRIAHEIKNGAEEDRLEILIT, from the coding sequence AATTCTTGATATCTTAAAGGGTTATGATAAAGAGAACATAACAATTGCAACATTAGGCAGTCACACTTCCCTTCACATATTAAAAGGGGCCAAAGAAGAAGGTTTCAAGACCGCAGTGGTCTGTGAAAAGGGACGTGAAGTTCCATACAAAAGATTTAAAGTAGCAGACGAATATATCATCGTTGATAAATTCAGTGACATAGTGAACGATGATGTTCAGGAGAAACTAAGAGCAATGAACAGCATTGTAGTTCCTCATGGTTCTTTTGTTGCATACGCAGGTCTAGACAGAATAGAAAATGATTTTAAAGTACCTATGTTTGGGAACAGAGATATATTACGATGGGAATCTGAAAGAGATCTTGAACGTAAACTGATGTTAGAATCTGATATCAGGATCCCTATGAAGTATGATGATCCATCTCAAATTGACAGAACAGTTATGGTTAAGTTTCCAGGGGCACGTGGGGGAAGAGGATATTTTGTTGCTTCTTCAACAGAAGAATACAATCAGAAAATCGATTCTATGCTTAAAAGAAATTGGATTGAAGAAGAAGACATTAAAAATGCTCACATAGAGGAATATGTATCTGGATGCAACTACTGTATACATTACTTTTACTCTGCATTAAATGATGAAGTTGAAGTTATGGGTATGGACAGTCGTTACGAATCAAATATTGATGGTTTGTGCAGAATTCCAGCTAAAGATCAATTGGATGTTTCAATGGATCCATCCTATGTTATAACCGGTAATCATCCTGTTGTTATGAGAGAATCTTTGCTCCCTCAAGTATTTGATATTGGAGATAATTTGGTCGAGGGTGCTAAAAAGCTAGTTGCTCCAGGGATGAGCGGACCATTCTGTTTACAGACTCTGTGCACAGACGATTTGGAGATAATTGTATTTGAGATGAGTGCCAGGATAGATGGTGGAACCAACACATTCATGGACAGTTCACCATATAGTTACCTGCTATTTGGCGAGTTCATGAGTATGGGACGTAGAATTGCCCATGAAATCAAAAATGGGGCAGAAGAAGACAGGTTAGAAATCTTAATAACCTGA